Proteins encoded within one genomic window of Flavobacterium gilvum:
- a CDS encoding dicarboxylate/amino acid:cation symporter has product MNTTTTKKPSFLSGLTGQILIAMVLGAILGVIIHNSVAAESAQGFSTKIKMLATIFIRLVQMIIAPLVFTTLVVGIAKLGDIKAVGRIGGRALIWFFTASFISLLIGMFYVNILEPGVGLNLSHVDMASVSDVTGKTQSLSFENFVEHIVPKSLFEAMATNEILQIVIFSIFFGLAAASLGDHSKPIIDFLDRTSHVVLKMVNFVMKFAPIGVFGAIAGVFSVRDFQDLALTYFKYFGSFLVGITSLWGILILIGYIFLGKRIKTLLNHIMSPLIIAFGTTSSEAVFPKLTEELEKFGVKDKIVSFMLPLGYSFNLDGSMMYMTFAAIFIAQAYGVHLDYLTQFTMLFVLMLTSKGIAGVPRASLVVVAATCGMFKIPVEGIALILPIDHFCDMFRTATNVLGNALATSVVGQWEDNKEIENE; this is encoded by the coding sequence ATGAATACAACTACAACCAAAAAGCCATCATTTTTGAGTGGCCTTACAGGTCAGATTCTTATAGCAATGGTTTTAGGCGCCATTTTGGGCGTGATCATTCATAATTCTGTTGCTGCCGAAAGTGCTCAGGGATTCAGCACTAAAATAAAAATGCTAGCCACTATTTTTATTAGGTTGGTTCAAATGATTATTGCACCATTGGTTTTTACAACTTTGGTGGTTGGAATAGCCAAATTGGGAGACATAAAAGCAGTAGGAAGAATTGGAGGGAGAGCTTTGATTTGGTTTTTTACAGCTTCTTTCATTTCATTGTTGATAGGAATGTTTTATGTGAATATTTTGGAGCCTGGAGTTGGCTTGAATCTATCGCATGTAGATATGGCATCCGTTTCGGATGTAACGGGAAAAACCCAAAGTTTGTCTTTCGAGAATTTTGTTGAACACATTGTACCCAAAAGTCTTTTTGAAGCAATGGCAACCAATGAGATTTTACAGATTGTTATATTTTCCATATTCTTTGGATTGGCCGCTGCATCATTGGGGGATCATTCAAAACCTATAATTGATTTTTTAGACAGAACTTCACATGTTGTTCTAAAAATGGTGAATTTTGTTATGAAATTTGCGCCAATAGGAGTTTTTGGGGCAATTGCAGGTGTGTTTTCTGTTCGTGATTTTCAGGATTTGGCTCTTACTTATTTCAAATATTTTGGTTCATTTTTAGTTGGTATTACTTCGCTATGGGGGATATTAATTCTGATTGGTTATATTTTTCTTGGCAAAAGAATAAAAACATTACTGAATCATATTATGAGCCCGCTGATTATTGCTTTTGGTACCACTAGTTCTGAGGCTGTTTTTCCAAAACTTACCGAAGAATTGGAGAAATTTGGTGTAAAAGACAAAATCGTTTCTTTTATGTTGCCGTTGGGTTATTCTTTTAATTTGGATGGGAGCATGATGTACATGACTTTTGCTGCAATTTTTATCGCACAAGCCTATGGAGTACATTTGGATTATCTTACACAATTTACAATGCTTTTCGTATTAATGCTTACCAGCAAAGGAATAGCTGGAGTTCCAAGAGCCAGTTTGGTGGTTGTGGCGGCTACTTGCGGTATGTTTAAGATCCCTGTAGAAGGAATTGCATTAATATTGCCAATAGACCATTTTTGTGATATGTTTAGAACCGCAACAAATGTTTTGGGTAATGCCTTGGCCACTTCAGTAGTTGGTCAATGGGAAGACAATAAAGAAATAGAAAATGAGTAA
- the aroC gene encoding chorismate synthase: MAGNSYGTLYRITTFGESHGEALGGIIDGCPSGIQLDFDAIQLEMTRRKPGQSAIVTQRKEPDEVQFLSGIFEGKTTGTPIGFIIPNTNQKSDDYSHIKDNYRPSHADYVYEKKYGVRDYRGGGRSSARETASRVVAGAIAKQMLPEIKINAYVSSVGPIFLEKPYQELDFSKIESNPVRCPDENSAAEMEEYIRQIRKDGDTVGGTVTCVIQNVPIGLGEPVFDKLHAELGKAMLSINAVKGFEFGSGFEGVKMKGSEHNDLYNPDGTTRTNRSGGIQGGISNGMDIYFRVAFKPVATLMQKQESLDNQGNITEMTGKGRHDPCVVPRAVPIVEAMAAIVLADFYLLNKTYL; encoded by the coding sequence ATGGCAGGAAATAGTTACGGAACACTATATAGAATAACTACTTTTGGAGAATCACACGGAGAAGCATTGGGCGGAATCATAGACGGTTGCCCTTCCGGAATTCAATTAGATTTTGATGCTATTCAACTGGAAATGACCAGAAGAAAGCCAGGTCAATCCGCAATAGTTACCCAAAGAAAAGAACCGGACGAGGTTCAGTTTCTATCAGGAATTTTTGAAGGAAAAACTACGGGAACGCCTATCGGTTTCATTATCCCGAATACCAATCAAAAATCTGACGATTACTCCCATATCAAAGATAATTACAGACCTAGTCACGCCGATTATGTATATGAAAAGAAATATGGTGTGAGGGATTATAGAGGTGGAGGACGCAGTTCTGCACGCGAAACGGCCAGTAGAGTAGTGGCAGGTGCGATTGCAAAACAAATGCTTCCCGAAATCAAAATAAATGCATACGTTTCTTCGGTTGGACCAATATTTCTTGAAAAGCCTTATCAGGAATTGGATTTTTCGAAAATCGAAAGCAATCCTGTTCGTTGCCCTGACGAAAATTCAGCTGCTGAAATGGAAGAATACATTCGTCAAATTCGTAAAGATGGAGATACTGTCGGTGGAACCGTTACCTGCGTAATTCAAAACGTGCCTATCGGATTGGGAGAACCTGTATTTGACAAGCTACACGCCGAATTGGGAAAAGCGATGTTGTCTATCAATGCCGTAAAGGGTTTTGAATTCGGAAGTGGATTTGAAGGTGTAAAAATGAAAGGAAGCGAGCATAACGATTTATACAATCCTGACGGAACTACCCGAACCAATCGTTCTGGCGGAATACAAGGAGGTATAAGCAACGGAATGGATATTTATTTTCGTGTAGCTTTCAAACCGGTGGCTACTTTGATGCAAAAACAAGAGTCTTTGGATAATCAGGGAAATATTACAGAAATGACTGGAAAAGGACGTCATGATCCTTGTGTTGTTCCTCGTGCAGTGCCTATCGTTGAAGCGATGGCTGCAATTGTTTTGGCTGATTTTTATCTTTTGAATAAAACCTATTTATAA
- a CDS encoding RDD family protein produces MNENQTPIEIDGISGSLYAGFWARLASLLLDTIIMMPVILLILYLNGLGKDIYFYTLIPNFVFGLWYYIYLTKKYGGTPGKLIAGIKIIKLNGESIDWKEAILRHSVLLVLTLLSVIMMTSCLLSADETIFNNLGWLKRSQYLMSLSPTFFLIYTWVSNIWIYSEFIVLLTNKRKRAIHDFIAGTVIVRSIYIDKIRETMNNQN; encoded by the coding sequence ATGAATGAAAACCAAACTCCAATAGAAATTGACGGAATAAGCGGAAGCTTATATGCAGGATTTTGGGCTAGATTAGCCTCACTTCTTTTAGACACAATCATTATGATGCCAGTAATACTGCTGATATTATATCTAAATGGACTAGGAAAAGATATCTATTTCTACACGCTTATACCAAATTTTGTTTTTGGACTTTGGTATTATATTTATTTAACTAAAAAGTATGGAGGTACACCCGGAAAATTAATAGCTGGTATAAAAATAATTAAATTGAACGGAGAATCTATTGATTGGAAAGAAGCAATTTTAAGACATTCTGTATTGTTAGTTCTAACTTTATTAAGTGTTATAATGATGACTTCATGTCTTTTATCTGCCGATGAAACTATATTTAACAATTTAGGCTGGCTAAAACGCTCACAATATCTAATGTCATTATCTCCAACGTTTTTTTTAATTTATACTTGGGTTTCTAATATTTGGATTTATAGTGAATTCATAGTTCTTTTAACAAACAAAAGAAAAAGAGCCATTCATGATTTTATAGCAGGAACAGTAATTGTGAGATCTATATATATTGACAAAATTAGAGAAACAATGAATAATCAAAACTAA
- the bshA gene encoding N-acetyl-alpha-D-glucosaminyl L-malate synthase BshA translates to MKIAIVCYPTFGGSGVVATELGLELARRGHEIHFITYSQPVRLALLNPNVHYHEVIVPEYPLFHFQPYELALSSKLVDMVKLHKIEVLHVHYAIPHAYAGYMAKQMLKDEGIDIPMVTTLHGTDITLVGSHPFYKPAVTFSINKSDYVTSVSQSLKDDTLKLFNIKNEIQVIPNFIELDKSQYDPKIPCQRSVMANDNERIITHISNFRKVKRIPDIVKIFYKIQKEIPAKLMMVGDGPEKEKAEKMCRKYGIQDKVIFFGNSNEIDRILCLTDLFLLPSETESFGLAALEAMACGVPVISSNSGGLPEVNIDGVSGYLSDVGEVEEMAQNALKIIREDKVLAEFKKNAFHVAESFDIKNILPIYEDLYRKAINKYK, encoded by the coding sequence ATGAAAATTGCAATTGTTTGTTATCCAACATTCGGAGGAAGTGGCGTTGTTGCTACAGAATTAGGTCTTGAATTGGCAAGAAGAGGACACGAAATCCATTTTATAACTTATAGCCAGCCAGTACGTTTAGCTTTGTTAAATCCCAATGTGCATTACCACGAAGTAATCGTTCCGGAGTATCCTTTGTTTCATTTTCAACCTTATGAATTGGCGCTTTCCAGCAAATTAGTTGATATGGTTAAGTTGCATAAAATTGAGGTTTTACACGTGCATTACGCAATTCCTCACGCTTATGCAGGTTATATGGCCAAGCAAATGCTCAAAGATGAAGGAATCGATATCCCGATGGTGACTACGCTTCACGGGACCGATATTACTTTGGTAGGTAGTCATCCTTTTTATAAACCGGCGGTAACTTTCAGTATCAATAAATCAGATTATGTGACTTCTGTTTCCCAAAGTTTGAAAGATGACACTCTGAAATTATTCAATATAAAAAATGAAATTCAGGTGATTCCGAATTTCATTGAATTAGACAAAAGTCAATATGACCCTAAAATTCCCTGTCAGCGCTCAGTTATGGCAAATGATAATGAAAGGATAATTACACACATCAGTAATTTCAGAAAAGTAAAGCGAATTCCAGATATTGTTAAAATATTTTATAAAATTCAGAAAGAAATTCCGGCGAAGTTAATGATGGTAGGTGATGGTCCCGAAAAGGAAAAAGCGGAGAAAATGTGTCGCAAATATGGTATACAGGACAAAGTGATATTTTTTGGGAACAGTAATGAAATTGACCGTATTTTATGCCTGACAGATTTGTTTCTTTTACCATCAGAGACCGAAAGTTTTGGATTGGCAGCATTAGAAGCTATGGCTTGTGGAGTTCCTGTAATATCAAGTAATTCTGGTGGTTTACCTGAAGTAAATATTGATGGTGTTTCGGGCTATTTGAGTGACGTTGGTGAAGTGGAGGAAATGGCACAAAACGCCTTGAAAATAATAAGGGAAGATAAAGTTCTTGCCGAGTTTAAAAAGAACGCTTTCCATGTTGCCGAAAGTTTCGACATAAAAAATATATTACCAATTTATGAGGATTTGTATCGAAAGGCGATTAATAAATACAAATAA
- a CDS encoding efflux RND transporter periplasmic adaptor subunit gives MKNNIVIIIFSFLGLVSCKKNAIEDTVKKDSKEAVSEKSVVTFTNEQIKAIDLQLGNFENKNLTTTLKINGKLSLPPQYQAQVSILTGGVVKNIFVQEGEFVTAGKTLATIVNTEVIQLQQDYLENNANLVYLEKEYQRQKELRDDNINAGKTYQQAQRELQIAQAKKVTLGSKLNQLGVNVSKLSSKNIASSIAISAPISGYIQHINLSMGKYADANADLFEIIDNRFLHLDLKVFEKDIHKIKIGQSITFSDANDVSHTHPAKIYAINKAFEPNEQAVLVHAKINEITETLLPGMYVEARVKIDNTNTIALPSDAIVNNGSEHFIFITIGKNRFQQIKVRTGASDLGFTEVKTIDQVPADAKVVVKGAYYLLSELTKGSGEE, from the coding sequence ATGAAAAATAACATAGTAATCATAATTTTTTCATTTCTAGGTTTAGTCTCTTGCAAAAAAAATGCGATTGAAGATACGGTTAAAAAGGACTCAAAGGAAGCAGTATCAGAAAAATCAGTTGTGACTTTTACGAACGAACAGATAAAAGCAATCGATTTGCAGTTAGGAAATTTTGAAAACAAAAACCTGACTACAACATTAAAAATTAACGGAAAATTATCATTGCCGCCACAGTACCAGGCACAGGTGAGTATTTTGACGGGAGGTGTTGTGAAGAATATTTTTGTACAGGAAGGTGAATTTGTAACGGCAGGGAAAACCTTGGCAACTATTGTAAACACAGAGGTTATACAACTACAACAGGATTATTTGGAAAATAATGCCAATCTTGTTTATTTGGAAAAAGAGTATCAGCGCCAAAAGGAATTGAGAGATGATAATATCAATGCGGGCAAAACCTACCAACAGGCGCAAAGAGAACTGCAAATCGCTCAGGCAAAGAAAGTGACATTGGGTTCAAAATTGAATCAGTTAGGAGTTAATGTCAGTAAGTTGTCATCAAAAAATATTGCGTCGAGTATTGCTATTTCAGCACCAATAAGTGGTTATATTCAACACATAAATTTGAGTATGGGTAAATATGCCGATGCTAATGCTGACTTGTTTGAAATTATTGACAATCGTTTCTTGCACTTGGATTTAAAAGTATTTGAGAAAGACATTCACAAAATAAAAATAGGGCAATCTATTACATTTAGCGATGCAAATGATGTGTCACATACTCATCCAGCCAAAATTTATGCGATAAACAAAGCATTCGAACCAAATGAACAAGCGGTCTTGGTTCATGCCAAGATAAACGAAATCACCGAAACCCTTTTGCCAGGAATGTATGTGGAGGCACGTGTCAAAATTGATAATACTAACACCATTGCATTGCCATCGGACGCTATTGTCAACAACGGCAGCGAACATTTTATTTTTATAACGATTGGAAAAAATAGGTTTCAGCAGATAAAGGTAAGAACAGGTGCCAGTGATTTAGGTTTTACTGAAGTTAAAACAATTGATCAGGTACCGGCTGATGCCAAAGTGGTTGTCAAAGGAGCTTATTATTTGTTATCAGAATTAACAAAAGGAAGCGGAGAAGAATAA
- a CDS encoding CusA/CzcA family heavy metal efflux RND transporter has translation MIHRIINFSVNNKLITGVLLAFFIVFGIYSFTQLSVDALPDVTNNQVQVITTAPNLATQEVEQFITYPLETEFKSLTDMVELRSTSRSGLSVITIVFKDDVPVSIARQRVDEKIKMATDNIPKQYGMPELLPPTTGLGEIFQYVLVPEKGYEAKYDLTELRTIQDWIVRRQLLGTIGVVDVSSFGGKLKQYEVSVKPDRLAANNLTLIDVFDALQNNNENTGGSYIDKGPNIYFIRGEGIIQNIDDINNIVVKNNSGVPILIKDIAEVKFGFAPRYGAMTRNGSGETVGGVVLMQKGENAVRVIERVKERMQSIGKSLPKGVKIDYFVDRTKLIEKTVSTVSTNLLEGALIVILVLVLFLGSLRAGLIVASVIPLAMLFAIIIMNLFGLSANLMSMGALDFGLIVDGAVIVVEATLHIFSKHYKNNVLSQNKMDHEVIKSSSKIMSSAIFGQIIILIVYIPLFVLSGVEGKMFMPMAQTVSFAIFGALLLSITYVPWASSIFLSKKVSDAPNFTDRFINKLNNLYQPILVIALKRKFEVIGIAVFLFIASLFIFNSLGGEFIPELDEGDFAMNYSIRQGSSLSQSIEVGTQLEKLALTFPEVKEVVSKIGTSEIPTDPMPIESADIIMVLKDKKDWTTADNKEELAEKMNEKLSQIPGCNLSFEQPIQMRFNELIAGVKSDIAIKIYGDDLDKLFSEANKAVPIIRGIEGLADIKVEQVTGMPQLVVKYNRNKIAQYGLNIAEVNRILNTAYAGGTTGVVYEGERKFDLVVRIPKNSDTDIDALKSLLIPIPSGNQIPLNEVAEITFKTAPSQISREDAQRRIVIEANVRGRDVESVVLEVQKKLEAKLKLPEGYFIKYGGQFQNLQEAKGRLQLAVPVALLLIFFLLFVSFGSLKEATIIFSAIPLASIGGVFALWTRGMNFSISAGVGFIALFGVAVLNGIVLISYYNQLRDEGEDNLLERIYKGSSARLRPILATATVASLGFLPMALSTSAGSEVQKPLATVVIGGLLTSTLLTLFVLPILYYLVMSSGKIKINPKITSIAVLLFSCYSFNAKAQNSPLQLNDALQFALKNYPTMQQATLQTEQQQVLTKTATILDPFNINSNLGQMNSKLFDYNVGVAQGFKLSNKADRNLLNQNVNVAKSYEAVTKNGLIKNVSSAYFLWIYNVQQYNLLLEMDTVFLEYEKYADKKFQVGESNKLEKINATLQHKDLKMQLTEVNTQVSFYLAELQKWTKNNSDYVAPAKYELLSEVNLKDSTLVKSHPVLQLLQQQIIAKELVIKSEKAKRNPSFNLGVNAQSLDKESPFYFGSVGINIPLFRNGIEAKTQVAKLETEIAKKELEKSQQELLTIYLQQYQLQKQYEEQLNYYKTEGLPMAETIINSAQRLYKSGDIGYIEYTQNLKDANKIKNDYLTAMNNFNQTIINIQYLLNK, from the coding sequence ATGATACACAGAATCATTAATTTTTCAGTAAATAACAAGCTGATTACGGGTGTTTTATTGGCGTTTTTTATTGTGTTTGGCATCTATTCGTTTACACAATTAAGTGTCGATGCATTGCCGGATGTAACCAATAATCAGGTTCAGGTAATAACCACGGCACCCAATTTGGCTACTCAGGAAGTAGAGCAATTTATCACTTATCCATTAGAAACCGAATTCAAATCATTGACAGATATGGTAGAATTGCGCAGTACGAGCCGTTCCGGTTTGTCTGTAATTACTATTGTTTTCAAGGACGATGTGCCGGTTAGTATTGCCAGACAGCGTGTTGATGAAAAGATAAAAATGGCAACGGATAATATTCCAAAGCAATATGGGATGCCCGAATTACTGCCACCGACTACCGGACTTGGAGAAATTTTTCAATACGTTTTGGTTCCCGAAAAAGGATACGAAGCCAAATACGATTTAACAGAATTGAGAACGATTCAGGATTGGATTGTAAGACGTCAATTGTTGGGGACTATTGGTGTTGTCGATGTAAGCAGCTTTGGAGGGAAATTAAAACAATACGAGGTTTCGGTAAAGCCCGATAGACTGGCGGCCAATAATCTTACGCTCATAGATGTTTTTGATGCGTTGCAGAATAACAACGAAAACACCGGAGGGAGTTATATAGACAAAGGACCCAATATTTATTTTATTCGGGGCGAAGGAATAATTCAAAATATTGATGACATTAATAACATTGTAGTCAAGAATAATTCTGGTGTTCCAATTTTGATAAAAGACATAGCCGAAGTTAAATTCGGGTTTGCTCCCCGTTACGGAGCAATGACCCGAAACGGAAGCGGTGAAACAGTAGGAGGTGTTGTCTTGATGCAAAAAGGAGAAAATGCCGTAAGGGTAATCGAACGCGTAAAAGAAAGGATGCAATCCATTGGAAAATCCTTGCCGAAAGGGGTAAAGATTGATTATTTTGTTGATAGAACCAAGCTTATTGAGAAAACAGTCAGCACCGTTTCGACTAACTTATTGGAAGGAGCGTTAATCGTAATATTAGTTTTGGTTTTGTTTTTGGGCAGTTTGCGTGCAGGTCTCATTGTGGCTTCTGTTATTCCCTTGGCGATGCTTTTTGCCATAATCATAATGAATCTTTTTGGACTGAGTGCCAATTTGATGAGTATGGGAGCATTGGATTTTGGGCTAATAGTCGATGGAGCTGTGATTGTCGTCGAGGCCACTTTGCATATTTTTTCCAAACATTATAAGAACAATGTGCTTTCTCAAAATAAGATGGACCATGAGGTAATAAAAAGTTCATCAAAAATTATGAGCAGTGCTATTTTTGGACAAATAATAATCCTGATTGTTTACATTCCCTTGTTTGTATTAAGTGGAGTTGAGGGAAAAATGTTTATGCCAATGGCTCAAACGGTAAGTTTTGCAATCTTTGGAGCATTATTACTTTCAATAACCTATGTTCCTTGGGCGAGCAGTATTTTTTTAAGCAAAAAAGTTAGTGATGCGCCAAATTTTACAGATCGGTTTATCAATAAATTAAACAATTTGTACCAACCGATTTTGGTTATTGCGCTAAAAAGAAAATTTGAAGTTATAGGTATTGCAGTTTTTTTATTCATTGCCTCATTATTTATTTTTAATTCATTGGGAGGTGAATTCATACCAGAATTGGACGAAGGTGATTTTGCGATGAATTACTCCATCAGGCAAGGAAGCAGTTTGTCGCAAAGTATCGAGGTTGGTACTCAATTGGAGAAATTGGCACTCACATTTCCAGAGGTGAAAGAAGTCGTGAGTAAAATAGGCACCAGCGAAATTCCCACCGATCCAATGCCGATAGAAAGCGCCGACATTATTATGGTTTTGAAAGATAAAAAGGATTGGACAACTGCCGATAATAAAGAAGAATTGGCCGAAAAAATGAATGAAAAATTAAGTCAGATTCCTGGTTGTAATTTGTCGTTTGAACAACCTATTCAGATGCGTTTCAATGAATTGATTGCAGGTGTAAAGTCAGACATTGCGATAAAAATTTATGGAGATGATTTGGATAAATTATTTTCCGAAGCCAATAAAGCGGTTCCAATTATTAGAGGAATTGAAGGTTTGGCAGATATCAAAGTAGAACAGGTTACCGGAATGCCTCAATTGGTCGTAAAATACAACCGTAACAAGATTGCTCAATACGGTTTGAACATTGCCGAAGTTAACCGGATTTTGAATACCGCATACGCCGGCGGAACGACAGGAGTAGTGTATGAAGGTGAGCGTAAATTTGATTTGGTTGTTCGTATTCCTAAAAACAGTGATACCGACATTGATGCTTTAAAATCATTATTGATTCCGATACCAAGTGGAAATCAAATTCCGCTGAACGAAGTGGCCGAAATTACTTTTAAAACGGCGCCTTCGCAAATAAGCCGAGAAGACGCGCAACGAAGAATTGTTATTGAGGCAAATGTGCGAGGGAGAGATGTTGAAAGTGTGGTTTTGGAAGTTCAAAAGAAACTCGAAGCCAAATTAAAATTACCAGAGGGTTATTTTATAAAATATGGTGGACAATTTCAAAACCTTCAGGAAGCCAAAGGAAGATTACAATTGGCTGTTCCTGTGGCGCTTTTGCTCATATTCTTTTTGCTCTTTGTGTCGTTTGGTTCGCTCAAGGAAGCCACGATAATTTTCTCGGCAATTCCTTTGGCTTCAATAGGGGGAGTTTTTGCTTTATGGACTCGGGGAATGAATTTCAGTATTTCGGCAGGAGTTGGTTTTATTGCACTTTTTGGTGTTGCAGTTCTTAACGGAATCGTGCTTATCAGTTATTATAATCAATTAAGAGACGAAGGCGAAGATAATTTACTGGAACGTATTTACAAAGGAAGCAGTGCTCGATTAAGACCTATTTTGGCGACTGCCACCGTAGCTTCATTGGGTTTCCTGCCCATGGCTTTGAGTACAAGTGCAGGTTCTGAGGTTCAAAAACCTTTGGCAACTGTAGTAATTGGCGGTTTGCTGACTTCAACCTTGCTAACTTTATTTGTATTACCCATTTTATATTATTTAGTGATGTCCTCGGGAAAAATAAAAATAAACCCGAAAATCACATCGATTGCTGTGTTGTTATTTAGTTGTTATTCTTTTAATGCAAAAGCCCAAAACAGCCCTTTGCAATTAAACGATGCTTTGCAATTTGCTCTGAAAAATTACCCAACAATGCAACAGGCGACTTTGCAAACAGAGCAACAACAAGTATTAACCAAAACAGCAACTATTCTCGATCCATTCAATATCAACAGTAATTTGGGGCAAATGAACAGTAAATTGTTTGATTATAATGTTGGAGTTGCTCAGGGCTTTAAATTGTCAAATAAAGCCGATCGGAATCTTTTGAATCAAAATGTAAATGTGGCCAAATCTTATGAAGCGGTTACCAAAAACGGATTGATTAAAAACGTTTCGAGTGCCTATTTTCTTTGGATTTACAATGTGCAGCAGTATAATTTGTTGCTTGAAATGGATACAGTTTTTTTAGAATATGAAAAATATGCCGATAAAAAATTTCAGGTTGGCGAAAGCAATAAACTTGAAAAAATAAACGCCACATTGCAACATAAAGATTTAAAAATGCAATTGACAGAGGTCAATACCCAAGTGTCTTTTTATTTGGCAGAATTGCAAAAATGGACAAAAAACAACTCCGATTATGTTGCTCCTGCAAAATACGAATTGTTGTCGGAAGTTAATTTGAAAGACAGTACATTGGTAAAGAGTCATCCTGTTTTACAGCTTTTGCAACAGCAAATAATTGCGAAAGAATTAGTAATAAAATCAGAAAAGGCGAAGAGAAATCCTTCATTTAATTTGGGGGTAAATGCACAAAGTTTAGACAAAGAAAGCCCTTTTTACTTTGGAAGTGTCGGCATTAATATTCCGTTGTTCCGAAACGGAATTGAAGCCAAAACGCAAGTAGCCAAATTAGAAACCGAAATAGCCAAAAAAGAATTAGAGAAGTCGCAACAAGAATTGTTAACCATTTATTTGCAACAATACCAATTGCAAAAGCAGTATGAAGAACAACTCAATTATTATAAAACGGAAGGACTTCCTATGGCAGAAACAATTATCAATTCGGCTCAGCGGCTTTATAAATCAGGGGATATTGGTTATATTGAATATACTCAAAACCTGAAAGACGCCAACAAAATCAAGAACGATTATTTGACTGCAATGAACAATTTCAATCAAACGATAATCAATATTCAATATTTATTAAATAAATAA
- a CDS encoding DUF6660 family protein, translating into MKWTSTILSILFLILSCLPCADKEGNSSSQTLIEKSSSDHNQDIDFCSPFCICNCCSSQVFAFDSSICTLDFVVVKKMVENKIPEYKSIFSSNFYGSIWQPPQIV; encoded by the coding sequence GTGAAATGGACTAGCACTATATTATCAATTCTTTTTCTGATACTTTCCTGTTTGCCTTGTGCGGATAAGGAAGGAAATAGTTCGTCACAAACTTTAATCGAAAAAAGCAGTTCCGATCATAATCAGGATATTGATTTTTGTTCTCCTTTTTGTATTTGTAACTGTTGCAGTTCTCAGGTTTTTGCTTTCGATAGTTCTATTTGTACTCTTGATTTTGTTGTTGTCAAAAAAATGGTTGAAAACAAAATTCCAGAATACAAATCAATTTTTTCTTCCAATTTCTACGGAAGTATTTGGCAACCGCCTCAAATAGTATAA